The nucleotide sequence AGGAGCAGGGGAAGACGAACACGCGGTCGCCGGTGACGACATAGTCCGGGTTGGTGATGGCCGGGTTGTAGGGGAGCAGCGCTTggtacccgccgccgccgatggcgaaGATGGTGGCGATGAAGGTGAGGTTTGAACCCTCGGAGAAGTAGTAGGCGGCGATGGCCAGCGAGCAGCCGGCGCGGCAACCGTCTCCAgccgccgcaaccgccgccgccgcacaggcGCCGATGAGGAGGGCGGGGAGAGAGAGTATGaggcctgaaaaaaaaatccccaatccTCACAAATCAACCACTACAGATCAAACAAAATTGAGCCAGAAATCATTTTATGATTCTGATATAGGAGTATGGATTTTGAGCAGTGAATCACATGGATTTACACTGAGTGGACGCATCCGACTATGACCTGTACGACTCGGACACTAAAATTCACCTCAACATCATTGGGACTACTACTGCACTAAACTAGTTCGTCACCAACTCACACGATTCATCAACTAACTCAACCTCCAACACCATCAACTATAACTACAAAATCCTCGGACTCGAATCCAGCGGGGACCTCATCTGTGGTGGGTGGCATGCATTCTCTAACTACACAATCCTCGAACTCGAATCCAGCGGGGATCTCATCTGCGTGGTGGGTGGCAAGCATTCTCGGGGGAGGACGCACTGGGGCACCAGGCCATTCCAAGCTTCGAACGCCATCACATGTCGGGGTCTGGAGGTGCGGTGAAGTCGGCGGGGAGGGCTGCAACGTTCTGGACGTGTTGGCGCAGACGGGGCAGTCTCGCCTCCACCCACTCCGCGGTGCGCGCCTCGCTCCTGAGCTGGGTGGTGAAGTTGCGCAGGTGGTTGCCGAGCGTGATCGCCGGGGCACGGAGGGAGCCGCCCGCCTTGACGGCCATCTTGCGGATGCGGTTGGCGCGGTAGCGGAGGTTGGAGATGCCGCGGGCGTTCGTCGGCTCGAGGCGGAGTCGCGGGAAGACGAAGATGTCGAGCGCCTCCAGCACCCGGCAGAGCGTCGCAACAGCGCGCAGGCGGTGGATGTTGTTCTCGTAGACTACCCACTCGTAGTCCACCTCCAGGGCCATGAGTACGGAGAGCATCCGCGGCGCGTTGCGGACGGAgtcgacgacgtcgacggcgacgccctgccggccggcgcgggTCCGCACCACCTCCTCGAGGCCGGCGAGCGAGACGATCCTGTGGGCCATCGCCATGGGAGAGTCCGAGAGTGGAGGTGGGAGGGTGTTTGGGGGAATTCCGGTGTTTGGGCTCGACCTGGGAAGGAATAGGCTTCACTGGCTCGGCCTTACTGGTTTGGTTTGGGGCTTTTATAGCCTCGTAACATCTTGAGGCCCAAGAAAGCGGCGTCTTCCCTCGGAAGAAACCGGGAGTAGAAGAGATATTTTGGGGGACGGAATGTTATGTCCACGAACGCGCAGCCTATTCTTGTTGGGCTCAGCACTGAACTCAATAAGTCTATTATTGCCTCCTCATCTCTAGTCCTTGATCGAATTGTATCcttcaaccgtaaaaccagggTATAACGAGTGCAAATTGACTTCTTCGGTTatttagaaaaggaaaaagtacgaaataCCCTCTGAACTATCGTAGTCGATCGAATTACCCcccaaaccacaaaaccggacattctaaACGTTGAACAATTTATACTGAACAAATAACCCCCTTACTCAATCCGGAGCTGTTTTAATCCTACGAGGCCGCACACGTGGCACCGccccccacatgtcagcctccacCTCATCCTCAAGCTAGTTGGCCCCACATGTAAGCTGCTCCCTCTTTCTCATTCGTCTACAGGCACCAGACAtgcccgcgcggccgcgccgcctctAGGGACCCGTGCCGCAGCCCTCATCTTGAACTCCGCTTCCTACAACCGGTCGTCGCCTCGTTGCCCCCATCCAACTActggagagagggagagaggaggggagaggaacgagggggagagagagagagagaggagaaaagagatGACAGACTCCTCCACTCTGGTCAAGGACCATTGCCGCCAGACTTCCGTCGGCGTGGCCccgtctccaccaccgccgacaCCGGGGTCCAGACTTCGCTCCCGCCCTGCTACGCCATCGCCAGAGGATGGATGCTGCTTCACCGCCTCGATTTCCTCTGCCGATCCCATCATCAGGAGGCCACCACTGACTACTGACCGCGGCGGGTGGtggacggcgcggcgccgagGGATaaggaggcggtggtgacgtGGGACAcagagccggcggcggcggggaacgcAGAGCCGGCGTCACGCGACACAGCTCCGACGGCGCCACTCGGGGGAGGAGGATGAGAGGATATGGAGGTGGGACCCACCACTCCGGCTCCCTCCCGGAGTtctccgctcccgccgccgcggctgttGAGCACGCCGAGGGCGAAGATCTCCGGCACCGCGTCGTCGTTGAGGTCAGTGGAGAGCGTCCGCTCGTGGGcctcgtcgacggcgatgaTGCTGTAGCTACCCAGGTCGGGCTCCacctccgcgcgccgccgaccgcccgccgccgcgagctgCCATGCTCGCTcactgagagagggagagagagaggggggaagaggagaagaggaggtgagagagacatgtgggtcccaccattaaAAAATACTGACTagattgccacgcgtacgccacgtaggacaaaaccactctggattgggtcgagggggctAATTTGTCCGATATTGAAATTTCAGGGTGacgatgtctggttttcgagtttagggggggtaattcggtcgaccgcaatAGTTCGTGCAGGGGAGGGGggttaattcgtactttttcctttagaaaatGCTTTTTAATTCATGATGTGACAGGATTGACTTGGTCCAAGTGTGTGACGATACCAGTGAGTCGAGCTTGAGGGAGAGATAGATGGATAGAGCTCTCATGGTGGTGGTGCACCTTGACCTCCACAACATGGAGGCCTCCTATAGCGCGTGGTTAGCGGTGACATCAACGTGGTCCGAGGCGGCTGCAACGACGCGACAAGTGTGGTGAGGGCGAAATCGGTGGTAGCAGCACACCATCCTTGTCGCCCCGCTACCCGCGCGCTATTAAAGGGTGAGCTCACCCCGGCCTTCACCCCATCAACTAAGCCACCCATCAGCCGAGCACCTTGTGTGCTTACCTCGTCCAAGCCCCTTGCCGGGACTTGCTCTCGTTCCGCTAGCTGCCATGTTAGAAGCCTAGGAGCACGTCGGAGCAAGGAGGAGGCCAACGAGACTCTGCATCACCCAAGAGCACACAACTTGGACAACATTCGCGCTCACAGCTCAGTCTATTCTCAATTTAACTTCCTTTCACACCTAAGATTCCCGCCGgctaatttttcttttcaattttacCATCTAGTTGACTATTCAGGCCCTACATGACCCGCCACCGTGGACGCTGAAGTAAGCTCTCTACGAGGTAGCCCCACCCAAGCTCGATAGAGGAAAACCCTCCCGTGGTGAAGATCCACCGAGCTTCATGCTACCAGGAGCACGTCCCCATCTCCGATTTCATCGCTGCAACCTGAGACCACCACCCAGCCGCGCCACCACTCACTATCACTAGGTGTATCCCTATGCCAACCCCCTAGCCGTGCCGCTGTCACGCAGTCGAGCATGTACGAGCTTTGCCTatgagagagagaaatagaacagaggaagaagagaaggggaAGTGGaccccactattttttttatttttatcctttATTACTTACATGTGGGACCTACTTCTATTTTCAATTCTTTGATGACTGTGCTGCCATGTCAGCGTATTTGAACCAAGTCAACCTACCACGCTAGCATAAAACCGCTTCTCAAACGACTAAGGAGCTGATTTGCACCGATTTATGAAGTACCTAGTTTTACGGTTGAGGAATGTGATTTTGACGTAGGCAAGAGgaaggaggcaaaatagacttgtcAGTAGCACGTTGAGATCGACCACGGAGTCCCCACTTCGCCGTGATCCCCCCTACAGTAGGGCCCTactccctcccctccaccggcgACTCCGCGTCTCCGCCGAGCTGGTAGCATTCGCGCCTCGACTTTGAGCCGccgtcggcctcctccgcctccgctccgGCGGGTCACGGGGCCGCGTGGATGGAGTAATCGAGCCCGGCCCTGAGTTGCGGGTCGTCGGCGACATCCCCCGCCCTCTTCCGCCATCGACGCATCCGGCGCAGAGGAACCTTACCTGGCTGGCCtccccgccccgccgccgccgccgccgcatcaccCGCCTCCAGCGACCCACACCGCCGCGGGGCGCTCCGCTCGCCCGCCACACCCACCCGGCGCATGCAGAGCGGCGCCACGAGGGGCGAGAGCGCGCTACCCGCGTGCACGCGGCGGCGATCACAGGCCGCAGAACCTCGTGGCCCCCGCCCGGCAGTgcaacgccgccgtcgtccgcgtcATTCTCCGGATCTCCCCCCTACGGCGAGCAAAGGCATTCGTCACGTCATCCAGCAGCGCAAGCCAACGGGGTCGCCGACGGTAAGCGGCGGCGGTAGGCGGCAGCTGCAGCGGTCGCTAGTGGTGAGATCCTTGGCTTAACAACCGCGAATTCAGGAGTCCTAATTCCGATTTCTCCCTAAATTGGGAGGCCCATTGCTGAGAAACAATCTCGCCCGGCGGCGCCTATGTGGtctctctccctcgttttccttAACAAGATACAGATTCCGAGAGGAAATAAGTAGTAGGAGACTAAAACGGAAGTCGACGCCGGTTTCCTCAATTCGTGGACGGACGAGCAATCGTGGGTTCGTGGTCATGAGATTGGGGTACGTGCTGCTGAAGCGCTTGCAGCGagagcgtcgtcgtcgtcgtcgacgacatGCCCTAGTCCCCGGTAAGTCGCCTTTTCCTGTCCTCAGATTGTCTTCTCTGCTATTCATGTCAGGATGCAATGAGTTCTGCCATTCATGTGACAATGCAAATTATTCATGCCGGCCTCATtgttatgcttatgcttataagcCCAAATTTGAATTTAGGACTTTATTTTTATGTTGATTTTTCttaatcatagtttattttacgACATTTACTTTTGAGTTGCTAAAGAcacctatataaaagttttatttacaaatgattttttATTTGCTAATAAGCGATTCGGATAAGCATATGAATAAGCTAAACAATGGGGTTTCTCATCTATTGCTTGTTCAGAGAATGTACTTCAGCTTTGTGCAGCAAGAGTAGGATTTCGGTTTTGTAGTTTCCTCTCCCTTTTTCGAGTAGGTGAAACTGATTCGTTTAGATTGTTAGTTTCAACCCGTATAATCTTTATGTTTGAGATTCCTTTAGATTGTTAGTTTCGACCATATGATCTTTTTGCAAGTACGGAGTACCTTTTTATGTTTGAGCAGGTAAGTTCTCCGGTTGAGCACTTGAGCTCCTGTTTACCCCCAGTCTGCATCTGTTCATAGAAGAGATTGTAATTAAGAAGACCAAATAATGATGCTTATCTACTAAAGGTTTTGAGAGTAGGAATCAGCATCCACTCAAACACTAGACCAAGCATGTATTGTTTGCATCATAATGCTTAATTTCTTGTTTCTCCTGTTGACGCGTGTAATTCTTAACCTTTAGTTGTTGCAGATGAGTCTATTGCCTCACCAGAGAAACGAAAGGGCTCATGTTATCAACAAGATGACAGTCCTCGCAGTAGCAAAAAGATGAGATATTCAGGTCCAGACCTTCCTGAGGTATGACACACAGTCCTGGTAGTGGAAGACTTACAGAGTTACAGTGCAAATAGTGCGTAAAAATTGGTGTAACTATTCCAACTAAAACAGAAATTTGTGTACATATTtcactttgtttatttttgtacTCGTCATAGACTCATAGATGTACCAAGTATGTCTTGTTCGACTGCGGTAATTGCAGATGACATCATGCTTAGCTTACCTGCTGATAACCTTGACTAAAACAAATGTCTTGTATCTGGCCCATTCTACCTGCAGAATCTCCTTCCATGGGTACTTAATGCTGGAAAATAAACCTATCATTAATTCATTATACTGTCACCCAATAGTAACTTGTTTGGAATAGGTGTATGACCGTATGAGTTAAATCAGAGTCGTGGGAAGCACACAAATTCAGACTGCTGTATTAGGTTTGTTTGGTATCTTAGGATAACTAGGCTATATTACACTGTTGAACTTTATGGAAAAACGTATCAGTGCTTCCTCCGCACATGTTTACTTGGTTCACACTTTCTATTAGAACATTGATTTCATGTTATCCTTCCTAATTCTTATACAAGTGACGGATAGGATTGATCCACATATTATTTTAGGACCACAATCATTTGTCAAGTATGTTGCCTAAGTCATGTTGCAAGTTTGCAACTTGCAATCAGGGGAGGAAACAGGGGGAGGCGAGCAGTGGCTTGGCCTCCCCCATGCCTTCAAATTTCACACTATTTTTTTACTGTAGCTTTagcaaattttgaaaaaattaaCACTATTGCCCCTCTCCAACATAATGTTTTTAAGGTTTCAGAAGGCTCTGTCTTGCAATACCATCCATAGCAGTAAAATGTGTACAAGCTAGTAATAACTAATAACCCTTCTCTACACAATGCTCAATTTAACTACCGCAGTTACATTCCAGTTGTTTTAGCCTTCACTTTTCCAATGTAATGGCTCTCTCATGCTTGTGCATGCAGGAAATGTGGCAGCATATACATTCCCTTATGCCAATGAAAGACGCTGCCCGTGTTGCCTGCTTGTCTTCTGCCTTTCTATACTCTTGGAGAAACCGTCCCAAACTCTCCTTTAGTACTGAAACAATGGGTATCGTTGAAGGTACAACGGATTTCATCAGAAAAATTGATCGCGTTATGAAAAAACACTCAGGCATTGGTGTGAAGGCTCTTACGATTGAGTTCAATGGTCTCTTCAGTACCAAAGCACGCAGTTACCTCGAAAGATGGCTTCAAATTGCTGTTACTCCAAGGATCGAAGAGCTCAGCCTCTCGATGTCCAAGGGAAAGTCATATTATGACTTTCCTTGCTCACTTCTATCTGATGGGAGTGGAAGCTCGATTCGGCTTCTTGATCTTTACCGCTGTACCTTTCGCCCCACTGCGGAGATTGGTTGCTTTCAAAGCTTGACGAGGCTGCATCTGGAGTATGTGAGTATCACGGGGGATGAGTTGGGGTGCGTTTTTTCCACTTCGTTTGCTTTGGAGTGGTTGAAACTCCGGCTTTGCCGTCATATAAAATACATGAAGTTGCCTTGTGTGCTACAGCGGCTGACCTATGTGGAAGTGCGTGGATGCTCCAGGCTGAGAGTAATAGAGAACAAAGCTCCAAACCTTCACAGTTTGCACATTTTTTATCAACCTTATCACCCTATAAAACTCTCCTTTGGAGAGTCATCTCTGGTGAAGAACCTAAGGATTGGGTATTCCTCTGTTCTCGATCATGCTTGCGCGGAGCTACCATATATTTTTCCAAACCTCGAAACTCTTACCATAGGCTTGTTGGGTGAGGTATGCTTTCTCGGTGGctcttaaacttttttttatatatttatgttCACGCATTTTAACATGATATTTAGTCAATCTGAAGCATCTTTTCTGCAGATGGTCAATACACCAATGGTGCCTAACACTTTC is from Oryza sativa Japonica Group chromosome 9, ASM3414082v1 and encodes:
- the LOC9267126 gene encoding FBD-associated F-box protein At1g66310 isoform X1, which translates into the protein MRLGYVLLKRLQRERRRRRRRHALVPVVADESIASPEKRKGSCYQQDDSPRSSKKMRYSGPDLPEEMWQHIHSLMPMKDAARVACLSSAFLYSWRNRPKLSFSTETMGIVEGTTDFIRKIDRVMKKHSGIGVKALTIEFNGLFSTKARSYLERWLQIAVTPRIEELSLSMSKGKSYYDFPCSLLSDGSGSSIRLLDLYRCTFRPTAEIGCFQSLTRLHLEYVSITGDELGCVFSTSFALEWLKLRLCRHIKYMKLPCVLQRLTYVEVRGCSRLRVIENKAPNLHSLHIFYQPYHPIKLSFGESSLVKNLRIGYSSVLDHACAELPYIFPNLETLTIGLLGEMVNTPMVPNTFLLLKYLCITLSAVTLSPSYDYLSLVSFLDACPSLDTFIVDVSAKHPKNDSIFENPSHLRQLPEQRHDNLRNVKITGFRSAKSLFELTYHILENTSVECLTLDTSFESFRCSPGKPGRCLQTSKDDPMEASKALFAIRTYIEGKVPSTVRLNVVEPCSRCHVMEPFTVESNSGNEMQ
- the LOC9267126 gene encoding F-box/FBD/LRR-repeat protein At3g26920 isoform X3; the encoded protein is MRLGYVLLKRLQRERRRRRRRHALVPVVADESIASPEKRKGSCYQQDDSPRSSKKMRYSGPDLPEEMWQHIHSLMPMKDAARVACLSSAFLYSWRNRPKLSFSTETMGIVEGTTDFIRKIDRVMKKHSGIGVKALTIEFNGLFSTKARSYLERWLQIAVTPRIEELSLSMSKGKSYYDFPCSLLSDGSGSSIRLLDLYRCTFRPTAEIGCFQSLTRLHLEYLPCVLQRLTYVEVRGCSRLRVIENKAPNLHSLHIFYQPYHPIKLSFGESSLVKNLRIGYSSVLDHACAELPYIFPNLETLTIGLLGEMVNTPMVPNTFLLLKYLCITLSAVTLSPSYDYLSLVSFLDACPSLDTFIVDVSAKHPKNDSIFENPSHLRQLPEQRHDNLRNVKITGFRSAKSLFELTYHILENTSVECLTLDTSFESFRCSPGKPGRCLQTSKDDPMEASKALFAIRTYIEGKVPSTVRLNVVEPCSRCHVMEPFTVESNSGNEMQ
- the LOC9267126 gene encoding uncharacterized protein isoform X5, with translation MRLGYVLLKRLQRERRRRRRRHALVPDESIASPEKRKGSCYQQDDSPRSSKKMRYSGPDLPEEMWQHIHSLMPMKDAARVACLSSAFLYSWRNRPKLSFSTETMGIVEGTTDFIRKIDRVMKKHSGIGVKALTIEFNGLFSTKARSYLERWLQIAVTPRIEELSLSMSKGKSYYDFPCSLLSDGSGSSIRLLDLYRCTFRPTAEIGCFQSLTRLHLEYRLTYVEVRGCSRLRVIENKAPNLHSLHIFYQPYHPIKLSFGESSLVKNLRIGYSSVLDHACAELPYIFPNLETLTIGLLGEMVNTPMVPNTFLLLKYLCITLSAVTLSPSYDYLSLVSFLDACPSLDTFIVDVSAKHPKNDSIFENPSHLRQLPEQRHDNLRNVKITGFRSAKSLFELTYHILENTSVECLTLDTSFESFRCSPGKPGRCLQTSKDDPMEASKALFAIRTYIEGKVPSTVRLNVVEPCSRCHVMEPFTVESNSGNEMQ
- the LOC9267126 gene encoding uncharacterized protein isoform X4 — translated: MRLGYVLLKRLQRERRRRRRRHALVPVVADESIASPEKRKGSCYQQDDSPRSSKKMRYSGPDLPEEMWQHIHSLMPMKDAARVACLSSAFLYSWRNRPKLSFSTETMGIVEGTTDFIRKIDRVMKKHSGIGVKALTIEFNGLFSTKARSYLERWLQIAVTPRIEELSLSMSKGKSYYDFPCSLLSDGSGSSIRLLDLYRCTFRPTAEIGCFQSLTRLHLEYRLTYVEVRGCSRLRVIENKAPNLHSLHIFYQPYHPIKLSFGESSLVKNLRIGYSSVLDHACAELPYIFPNLETLTIGLLGEMVNTPMVPNTFLLLKYLCITLSAVTLSPSYDYLSLVSFLDACPSLDTFIVDVSAKHPKNDSIFENPSHLRQLPEQRHDNLRNVKITGFRSAKSLFELTYHILENTSVECLTLDTSFESFRCSPGKPGRCLQTSKDDPMEASKALFAIRTYIEGKVPSTVRLNVVEPCSRCHVMEPFTVESNSGNEMQ
- the LOC9267126 gene encoding FBD-associated F-box protein At1g66310 isoform X2, which translates into the protein MRLGYVLLKRLQRERRRRRRRHALVPDESIASPEKRKGSCYQQDDSPRSSKKMRYSGPDLPEEMWQHIHSLMPMKDAARVACLSSAFLYSWRNRPKLSFSTETMGIVEGTTDFIRKIDRVMKKHSGIGVKALTIEFNGLFSTKARSYLERWLQIAVTPRIEELSLSMSKGKSYYDFPCSLLSDGSGSSIRLLDLYRCTFRPTAEIGCFQSLTRLHLEYVSITGDELGCVFSTSFALEWLKLRLCRHIKYMKLPCVLQRLTYVEVRGCSRLRVIENKAPNLHSLHIFYQPYHPIKLSFGESSLVKNLRIGYSSVLDHACAELPYIFPNLETLTIGLLGEMVNTPMVPNTFLLLKYLCITLSAVTLSPSYDYLSLVSFLDACPSLDTFIVDVSAKHPKNDSIFENPSHLRQLPEQRHDNLRNVKITGFRSAKSLFELTYHILENTSVECLTLDTSFESFRCSPGKPGRCLQTSKDDPMEASKALFAIRTYIEGKVPSTVRLNVVEPCSRCHVMEPFTVESNSGNEMQ